The Thermococcus sp. genome contains a region encoding:
- a CDS encoding ABC transporter ATP-binding protein — MIEAVGLTKRYGDFTAVDHISFKVKKGEIFGFLGPNGAGKTTTVRMLSTLTSITEGEAYVNGYDVRREKVGVKKSIGVVQDVSNLYDELTVEENLRFLARLYEAPLENVSKLVRDFNLPAKKKFGKLSSGYKRRASIVAALIHDPPVIFLDEPTIALDVKSARMVREMIRALNVAGRTIFLTTHNMVEAETLPHRIAIINRGRIVAMGGRSEIRRLLGSEIRVRLKVEPLKTSLIHALEGYSPVFDEDALVLKVDDIDAFMEELAGIKGKLGFRIVHLSTELPSIEDVFLELTEEEGEERGCACGGCPI, encoded by the coding sequence ATGATAGAGGCTGTAGGGCTGACGAAGAGGTACGGGGACTTCACGGCTGTTGACCACATCAGTTTCAAAGTAAAGAAAGGCGAGATATTTGGGTTCTTGGGACCGAACGGTGCCGGTAAAACAACGACCGTTAGGATGCTCTCAACCCTGACGAGCATAACGGAGGGGGAAGCTTACGTTAACGGCTACGATGTCAGACGGGAGAAGGTCGGGGTAAAGAAGAGTATAGGCGTCGTCCAGGACGTGTCCAACCTCTACGATGAGCTAACCGTTGAGGAGAACCTACGGTTCCTCGCAAGGTTGTATGAAGCACCCCTCGAAAACGTCTCGAAACTTGTAAGGGATTTCAACCTGCCGGCCAAGAAAAAGTTTGGGAAGCTCAGCTCGGGGTACAAGAGGAGGGCCTCGATAGTGGCCGCATTGATCCACGACCCCCCGGTTATCTTCCTGGACGAGCCCACGATAGCCCTCGATGTGAAGTCGGCCAGAATGGTCAGGGAGATGATACGGGCCCTGAACGTGGCGGGCAGGACAATTTTTCTCACGACCCACAACATGGTGGAGGCAGAGACCCTCCCCCACAGGATAGCGATAATCAACCGGGGTAGGATAGTGGCAATGGGGGGAAGGAGTGAGATAAGAAGGTTGCTGGGCAGTGAAATACGGGTGAGACTGAAAGTTGAACCCCTGAAAACCAGCCTCATCCATGCCCTTGAGGGATACTCACCTGTGTTCGACGAGGACGCCTTGGTTCTGAAGGTTGATGACATCGATGCATTTATGGAGGAACTTGCCGGGATTAAGGGGAAGCTTGGCTTTAGAATCGTCCATCTGTCTACTGAGCTCCCCAGTATCGAGGACGTGTTCCTTGAACTCACCGAGGAGGAGGGCGAGGAGAGGGGCTGTGCCTGTGGGGGATGTCCAATATGA
- a CDS encoding PQQ-binding-like beta-propeller repeat protein — protein sequence MKGTALAILLLISILPLVGAQVNWSWTYSDQCIVFGMALNEKGYIGLAFGYYAELLGPDGKLIFKEPTRGIAYTVGVSGNNDVVIGTEGDWLQYFDANGSLGWEYKAAGAVVSVDISKDGETVVAGDSSGYIYLFRNGKLIWRKKVGGYVWSVDLFGDRIAAGVDYSVVVLDLSGGVVVSREYRGYVRKVIASDDGIYVLIAAKGGSWGEVRKISWSGKELWSRHFNNLIRSIDSDGKNVAVGGDIGYLVLLSSNGSTVYKVPFLVSTLQVSTARGYLLAGGAREAIFVAPNGSVLWNERFNWSVRNVAISRDASFLVVGYGYHSIENCQEKINVLRLRGTVTPTRAATRPSFHLPGLPLLVVVTAGLVIVGFFLMKELRE from the coding sequence ATGAAGGGGACTGCGCTAGCTATCCTCCTGCTCATTTCGATACTGCCACTTGTTGGCGCCCAGGTGAACTGGAGCTGGACCTACAGTGACCAGTGTATAGTCTTTGGGATGGCCCTCAACGAGAAGGGGTACATCGGACTCGCCTTTGGTTACTACGCTGAGCTTCTTGGCCCGGATGGAAAACTGATTTTTAAGGAGCCCACGAGGGGGATAGCCTACACTGTTGGAGTAAGCGGGAACAACGACGTCGTCATAGGGACGGAGGGGGACTGGTTGCAGTACTTCGATGCTAACGGTTCCCTGGGGTGGGAGTATAAGGCGGCCGGGGCGGTAGTCTCCGTGGATATCTCCAAGGACGGGGAGACCGTGGTGGCCGGGGATAGCTCCGGATACATCTACCTCTTCAGGAACGGGAAGTTGATATGGAGAAAAAAGGTCGGTGGATACGTTTGGAGTGTTGACCTGTTTGGAGACAGGATAGCGGCTGGCGTGGATTACAGTGTTGTGGTCCTGGATCTATCCGGGGGAGTTGTCGTTTCCAGGGAGTACAGGGGCTACGTGAGGAAGGTGATCGCAAGCGACGACGGCATATACGTTTTAATCGCCGCAAAGGGCGGGAGCTGGGGAGAGGTAAGGAAGATAAGCTGGAGCGGCAAGGAGCTCTGGAGCAGGCACTTCAACAACCTGATCCGTTCTATTGATTCCGATGGAAAGAACGTGGCGGTGGGGGGGGATATAGGGTACCTCGTCCTCCTTTCGTCAAACGGGAGCACCGTCTATAAGGTTCCGTTCTTGGTGTCAACCCTTCAGGTCTCCACGGCCAGGGGCTACCTTTTGGCAGGCGGTGCGAGGGAAGCCATCTTCGTCGCGCCCAACGGGAGCGTGCTCTGGAACGAGAGGTTCAACTGGAGTGTCAGGAACGTTGCTATCTCCAGGGACGCGAGCTTTCTCGTTGTCGGCTACGGGTACCACTCCATTGAGAACTGCCAGGAGAAGATAAACGTCCTGAGGCTCAGGGGCACTGTAACCCCAACCAGAGCAGCGACGAGGCCGTCCTTCCACCTGCCGGGTCTGCCGCTCCTGGTGGTCGTAACGGCAGGTTTGGTGATCGTGGGATTCTTCTTGATGAAGGAGTTGAGAGAATGA
- a CDS encoding 4Fe-4S dicluster domain-containing protein produces MPVTKAYPFEPEEAPPEYRGLPRINPLLCIGCGACANVCPPNAVIRIDDYSTGTRKIVLDVGRCIRCARCEEACPTGAIKLTREFEAATDDRNDHIEVVEMRLARCRNCGNFTDYTERQVQKVLSVIPPGILDFERVRDKLPLCSKCKKSLTIINASRVGGEWR; encoded by the coding sequence TTGCCCGTAACAAAGGCCTACCCATTCGAGCCGGAGGAGGCGCCGCCCGAGTACAGGGGACTGCCGAGGATAAACCCCCTGCTCTGCATAGGATGCGGTGCCTGCGCTAACGTCTGTCCCCCAAACGCCGTGATAAGGATTGACGACTACTCGACCGGAACGAGGAAGATAGTCCTCGACGTTGGGAGATGCATAAGGTGTGCGCGGTGTGAGGAGGCCTGCCCGACCGGGGCCATAAAGCTCACGAGGGAGTTTGAAGCCGCAACCGACGATAGAAACGACCACATTGAGGTCGTTGAGATGAGACTCGCGAGGTGCAGGAACTGCGGGAACTTCACGGACTACACGGAGAGGCAGGTGCAGAAGGTGCTCTCAGTTATACCCCCTGGGATACTCGACTTCGAGAGGGTTAGGGACAAGCTGCCGCTTTGCTCGAAGTGCAAGAAGAGCTTAACCATCATAAACGCCTCCCGGGTCGGAGGGGAGTGGAGATGA
- a CDS encoding ABC transporter permease yields the protein MSNMKVWAIIVKELREYMLKPGSISWGLVFPLVFSLAFIARFGDIDHLVPGLLSISALFGTTSFVASSIIFERRLRTFERLLLAPVSYGEVILAKVLVGAIFGLLVSLVTLVLVSHFMAYSIWSLPLVLLYLVLSNLAFSALGVYISLAISNPINVMTWLNLIRLPMMFTSGAIASLTLFPRWFLIVGLITPMTYSVDGLRYGLLYYYDVIPPLESMLALVMMFLLFMLLSIRALKKLY from the coding sequence ATGTCCAATATGAAGGTCTGGGCAATAATAGTAAAGGAACTTAGGGAGTACATGCTGAAGCCGGGTTCAATAAGCTGGGGGCTGGTATTCCCCCTCGTTTTCAGTCTCGCGTTCATCGCTAGGTTCGGGGACATCGACCACCTCGTACCGGGACTGCTGAGTATCTCCGCCCTCTTCGGGACGACGTCCTTCGTGGCCTCTTCGATAATCTTTGAGAGAAGGCTCAGGACCTTTGAACGACTTCTCCTTGCTCCTGTGAGCTATGGGGAGGTAATACTGGCAAAGGTACTCGTTGGGGCCATTTTTGGCCTCTTGGTCAGTTTGGTGACCCTGGTTCTGGTCTCCCACTTCATGGCTTACTCCATCTGGAGCCTTCCGCTCGTGTTGCTCTACCTTGTCCTCTCAAACCTAGCTTTCTCGGCGCTTGGGGTTTATATCTCCCTCGCCATCTCGAACCCGATAAACGTCATGACATGGCTCAACCTCATACGGCTTCCCATGATGTTCACCAGCGGTGCGATAGCCTCCCTCACGCTATTTCCGAGGTGGTTCCTCATCGTGGGCTTGATAACGCCGATGACGTACTCAGTGGATGGCCTGCGATACGGTTTGCTCTACTACTACGACGTGATCCCGCCGCTGGAATCGATGCTGGCCCTCGTCATGATGTTCCTTCTCTTCATGCTCCTGTCCATACGGGCACTCAAAAAGCTGTACTGA
- a CDS encoding NADH-quinone oxidoreductase subunit B family protein, whose protein sequence is MKLRSLWVFHLNTGACNGCDIEILDVLTPYHDIERLGVKLVPTPRHAHALLVTGPLTRQAYYAAKKAYDAMPSKPRIVIAVGTCACSGGIFYDSYAIRRESDRLSLEYPRKGGASEFLPVDIYIPGCPPRPEEILYGIALLKGLVEKKVKGEHYTLKELVLPRSQFNAWIELLLRERIRKEIGYFDGYALLEEFMRLVEKSNDPGEFKELVERMKDEVKDSRLRYGLDMLYKHYIEVVRMYEGILAEKKVVLGVSK, encoded by the coding sequence ATGAAGCTACGCTCCCTCTGGGTCTTCCACCTCAACACTGGAGCTTGCAACGGCTGCGACATAGAGATACTTGACGTTCTAACGCCATACCACGACATCGAAAGGCTCGGTGTAAAACTCGTCCCAACCCCGAGGCACGCGCATGCCCTCCTCGTCACAGGACCATTAACGAGACAGGCATACTACGCAGCCAAGAAAGCTTACGACGCAATGCCTTCAAAACCGCGCATAGTTATAGCCGTCGGCACCTGCGCCTGTTCCGGTGGGATATTCTACGACAGCTACGCCATCAGGAGAGAATCAGACAGGTTGTCCCTCGAATATCCACGGAAAGGAGGGGCATCGGAGTTCCTGCCCGTGGACATCTATATCCCCGGCTGTCCCCCGAGGCCGGAGGAAATACTCTACGGCATCGCACTGCTCAAGGGACTCGTTGAGAAGAAGGTGAAGGGTGAGCACTACACCCTTAAGGAACTCGTACTTCCAAGGAGCCAGTTCAACGCCTGGATCGAGCTCCTCCTCAGGGAGAGGATAAGGAAGGAGATAGGCTACTTCGACGGCTACGCGCTGTTGGAGGAATTCATGAGACTGGTCGAAAAGTCGAACGACCCAGGGGAGTTCAAAGAACTCGTGGAGCGGATGAAAGACGAGGTGAAAGACTCCCGCCTGAGGTACGGGCTCGATATGCTGTACAAACACTACATCGAAGTGGTGAGGATGTATGAGGGCATACTTGCTGAGAAGAAGGTCGTACTTGGAGTTTCAAAATGA
- a CDS encoding NADH-quinone oxidoreductase subunit C, with the protein MIEGFERKFGAVLEKKTLGEKKVVYAPMISQEDFPEMVKFLLSMPTVRLFTMVGTDERPFEDAFSVTYWFADWKKGEILGIRLYVPEDNPEYPSVASFHKGALWFEREVKDLLGLRAKGLPDPRRLVLPDDWPENDFPLREDFEYHSSPPGERGPQHLPKMEGTSVHAIGPYHIALDEPAHFRLFVRGEEIVGIDYRGFYSHRGIEKLARGRMNYNQVCFIAERVCGICGFCHSTAYAQALEEAGKIEVPDRARYIRTILLEFERLHSHLLWIGVAAHLTGFDTAFMKVWAVREKVMQLAERLTGNRKTYGLVVVGGVRRDLLDYRVSMIEKFIDEMREKFDEVVNFLLSARSFVDRCRDVGVLTKELAREWDANGPVARASGIDYDVRRDFPYAAYPELSFDVPVYTEGDVLARAMVRIDEVRESLSLIEQAIDAMPSGPIMAEFDEIPGGVEGISAVEAPRGENVHYVMTEDSNVIYRWRIKAATYNNLQAAPDMLRGYTIADAPLIIASIDPCYSCTERVQVVDVKTGKVSVVNLGVGLCP; encoded by the coding sequence ATGATAGAGGGATTCGAAAGAAAGTTTGGGGCCGTGCTCGAAAAGAAAACGCTGGGCGAGAAGAAGGTCGTTTATGCCCCCATGATCAGTCAAGAGGACTTTCCGGAGATGGTGAAGTTCCTCCTATCGATGCCCACGGTGAGACTGTTCACGATGGTTGGAACGGATGAGAGGCCTTTTGAGGACGCCTTCAGCGTGACGTACTGGTTCGCCGACTGGAAGAAGGGAGAAATCCTGGGGATAAGGCTCTACGTTCCAGAGGATAACCCAGAGTATCCGAGCGTTGCGAGCTTCCACAAGGGTGCCCTCTGGTTTGAGAGAGAAGTTAAGGACCTGCTCGGGCTCAGGGCAAAAGGACTCCCCGACCCCAGGAGGCTGGTTCTCCCCGACGACTGGCCTGAAAACGATTTTCCCCTGAGGGAGGATTTTGAATACCACAGCTCTCCGCCGGGGGAAAGGGGGCCCCAGCACCTTCCCAAGATGGAGGGAACCTCAGTCCACGCCATAGGGCCGTACCACATAGCCCTCGACGAGCCGGCGCACTTCAGGCTGTTTGTCAGGGGAGAGGAAATAGTTGGTATCGATTACCGCGGCTTCTATTCCCACAGGGGCATAGAAAAGCTCGCCCGCGGGAGGATGAACTACAACCAAGTGTGCTTCATAGCTGAAAGAGTTTGCGGCATCTGCGGCTTCTGCCACTCCACTGCCTATGCCCAGGCCCTGGAGGAGGCCGGAAAAATCGAGGTTCCCGACAGGGCGAGGTACATAAGGACGATACTCCTTGAGTTCGAGAGGCTTCACAGCCACCTCCTCTGGATTGGCGTCGCCGCCCATCTGACGGGCTTTGACACCGCGTTCATGAAGGTATGGGCGGTCAGGGAGAAGGTTATGCAACTCGCGGAGAGGCTCACCGGAAACAGAAAGACCTACGGGCTGGTCGTCGTTGGCGGGGTTAGAAGGGACCTTCTGGACTACCGCGTCTCCATGATTGAGAAGTTCATAGACGAGATGAGGGAAAAGTTCGATGAGGTGGTTAATTTTCTGCTTTCTGCCAGGAGCTTCGTTGACAGGTGCAGGGACGTTGGGGTTCTCACCAAAGAGCTGGCTAGGGAGTGGGACGCGAACGGGCCGGTGGCAAGGGCGTCGGGAATCGACTACGACGTCAGGAGGGACTTTCCGTACGCGGCTTATCCCGAGCTAAGCTTTGACGTCCCAGTTTACACCGAGGGAGATGTCCTCGCAAGGGCCATGGTCAGAATAGACGAAGTCAGGGAGAGCCTTTCGCTGATAGAGCAGGCAATTGACGCCATGCCGTCCGGACCTATAATGGCGGAGTTCGACGAGATTCCAGGTGGAGTTGAGGGCATCTCCGCGGTTGAGGCACCGAGGGGTGAGAACGTCCACTACGTGATGACGGAGGACTCGAACGTAATCTACAGGTGGCGCATAAAGGCTGCAACTTACAACAACCTCCAAGCGGCACCGGACATGCTCAGGGGGTACACGATAGCAGATGCCCCGCTCATCATTGCAAGCATAGACCCGTGCTATTCCTGTACAGAGAGGGTTCAGGTCGTGGACGTTAAGACAGGAAAGGTCAGTGTGGTAAACCTGGGGGTGGGACTTTGCCCGTAA
- a CDS encoding FAD-dependent oxidoreductase, with product MSGMRFAFLCREKPAPTGKKIAIVGAGPAGLSAAGYLVCQGHEVHVYDKLPEPGGLMLFGIPEFRIPVYRVREGCNELESAFEVKFFPRTKVTCGTEKKEAGDEFVERTVSLKELAENYDAVIIATGTWESWIPSIEGADLDGVYPALEYLFRIKSAKLGHMDWKDIISPEGKKVVVVGAGHTAVDAALESLLLGAEKVYMSYRRTIKEAPAGAYETNLLKQRGVQWLELTMPVKIIGKGGKVRGIELVRTRLSEPDESGRRRPVPIEGSNFTLDVDYVIFAVGQTPTPPAGEELNIAVDKKGRIVVDERHMTSVEGIFAAGDVVTGPSKVGQAVRDGLYAARSMHVWLMGGE from the coding sequence ATGAGTGGGATGAGATTTGCCTTTCTCTGCAGGGAAAAACCCGCCCCAACTGGAAAGAAGATAGCCATTGTAGGGGCAGGACCTGCAGGGTTAAGCGCTGCAGGCTACCTCGTCTGCCAGGGACACGAGGTGCACGTCTACGACAAGCTTCCCGAACCTGGTGGGCTAATGCTTTTTGGTATCCCGGAGTTCAGAATACCCGTGTACAGAGTGAGGGAAGGCTGCAATGAGCTCGAAAGTGCCTTTGAGGTGAAGTTTTTCCCAAGGACAAAAGTTACCTGTGGGACAGAAAAGAAGGAAGCCGGAGACGAGTTTGTCGAGAGAACGGTCAGCCTGAAAGAGCTCGCCGAGAACTATGATGCTGTCATCATAGCCACCGGCACCTGGGAGTCCTGGATACCAAGCATTGAAGGTGCAGACCTTGATGGCGTTTATCCCGCCCTCGAATACCTCTTCAGGATAAAGAGCGCCAAGCTCGGTCACATGGACTGGAAGGACATAATCTCTCCGGAGGGCAAAAAAGTCGTGGTAGTGGGGGCAGGGCACACCGCGGTTGATGCCGCCCTCGAGAGCCTCCTCCTCGGTGCCGAGAAGGTCTATATGAGCTACCGCAGGACGATAAAGGAGGCTCCAGCCGGAGCGTATGAGACAAACCTCCTTAAGCAGAGGGGAGTCCAGTGGCTTGAACTCACAATGCCGGTGAAAATAATCGGAAAAGGTGGAAAGGTAAGGGGGATAGAGCTTGTGAGAACAAGGCTCAGTGAACCCGACGAGAGCGGCAGAAGAAGGCCCGTGCCCATTGAGGGATCCAACTTCACACTTGATGTTGACTACGTCATCTTTGCAGTTGGACAGACGCCCACCCCCCCAGCGGGGGAAGAGCTCAACATAGCGGTTGACAAAAAAGGCAGGATTGTTGTGGATGAGAGGCACATGACGAGCGTTGAAGGGATATTTGCCGCAGGAGACGTTGTTACCGGTCCATCCAAGGTCGGTCAGGCCGTGAGGGACGGCCTCTACGCGGCAAGAAGCATGCACGTCTGGCTTATGGGGGGTGAGTGA
- a CDS encoding 4Fe-4S dicluster domain-containing protein, with protein MEKKILHVDYSLCIGCETCQSVCDFLHDGKPNIRIYYTVSSLPVPINCRHCERAPCLEICPVGAISKDEDGAVIIDPKKCIGCLMCLAVCPFGAPSFDAKIKVMTKCDMCANRRKEGMNPACSEMCPAEAIFFGRPEEVEDRIRARTAEKIAKERISSMGMEGVGRLL; from the coding sequence ATGGAGAAGAAGATACTCCACGTTGATTACAGCCTGTGCATAGGGTGTGAGACCTGCCAGAGCGTCTGCGACTTCCTCCACGACGGCAAGCCCAACATCAGGATATACTACACCGTCTCTAGCCTTCCGGTTCCGATAAACTGCCGCCACTGCGAGAGGGCCCCGTGCCTTGAGATATGTCCCGTTGGAGCGATATCCAAGGACGAGGACGGGGCGGTTATAATAGACCCGAAGAAGTGCATAGGCTGTTTGATGTGTCTCGCCGTCTGCCCCTTTGGAGCCCCCAGCTTCGATGCAAAGATAAAGGTTATGACCAAGTGCGATATGTGTGCCAACAGGAGGAAAGAAGGCATGAACCCCGCGTGCAGTGAGATGTGCCCCGCTGAAGCAATATTCTTTGGAAGGCCGGAAGAAGTTGAAGACAGGATAAGGGCAAGAACAGCTGAAAAGATAGCCAAGGAGAGAATTTCCTCTATGGGTATGGAGGGTGTTGGGAGGTTACTTTAG